A genomic stretch from Polyangium spumosum includes:
- a CDS encoding ArnT family glycosyltransferase — MSEIKQDPSEDADEKAEGPEEPAAEEAEAETEAGAEADAEADADDADAPPAPDPLLRPGNPLQLVRGTSTLAVGALVAFLLMALRPQYRVGVPLGLLAVLVATFGLLDLCGTFDDPDDRVEKRLALADLAAPLALLGGATLGLFVSVSLAVAGYIGPVVAGLAVPACFLAAVVGVYGAGEKLGAWEKDPAGKPLPLLRRHGFWLVTLVTLLYLPALGSHSLSDPWETHYGEVAREILARNDWISLWWAQDGWFWSKPILDFWMQALAMAAFGVRYRPGAMLSAVADGRTPFPEWAVRLPIFFLTLVATYLLYKAVARVFGRRAGFLGGLVLTTMPQWFLVSHQTMTDMPFVATMSAAMALFLLGIHEDTEREVRVYEVSVFGARYRLSSYHLVLGMIIACALPQVLYLLSRNFEILTSPFAIRLHADAFRSGSPGNCGLPGNQPCGDAFPVLKGLQPALQAILWIQALGLVLYMSWGERRAQRLYFLAAWFFAALSTMAKGPAGFGLPVLCCLAYIVVSRRYRDLLRLEIVAGLLILLSVALPWFVAMYARHGQPFTDRLLFHDMFKRAFTHVHDTNEGDDVGFRFYIWQLGYAMFPWTGLVPAALVAWLRRREEDCRKSDASIFLAMWFFFAFALFTLMLTKFHHYILPALPPAAMLTGILLDEMVQRSGKVKRAAGDFVQQYERALWGVAGIAGGLLVFFVGRDLVGAREGMLGQVRLLHLFTYNYKRPFPPTLDFKTPLLVFTCAAAVLTFALVWARARRHVVTALSAAAVLFAAWGIDVYFMKTSPHWGQRETVLAYNRAKREIPGPLIAFQMNWKGENFYNGNAIPAFVSSGKKFQDYVLDQKKKGVKTFYFMTEHGRMGSLANELGGPRVFDKLTTPELNNKFGLVRATFE; from the coding sequence ATGAGCGAGATCAAGCAAGATCCAAGCGAAGACGCCGACGAAAAAGCCGAAGGGCCGGAAGAACCGGCCGCGGAGGAGGCGGAGGCGGAGACGGAAGCGGGCGCGGAAGCCGACGCGGAAGCCGACGCTGACGACGCCGACGCGCCTCCCGCCCCCGATCCTCTCCTTCGCCCGGGCAACCCGCTCCAGCTCGTCCGCGGCACCTCCACGCTCGCCGTCGGCGCGCTCGTCGCCTTCCTCCTCATGGCCTTGCGCCCGCAGTACCGCGTCGGCGTCCCCCTCGGCCTCCTCGCCGTCCTCGTCGCGACCTTCGGCCTGCTCGACCTCTGCGGCACCTTCGACGACCCCGACGACCGCGTCGAGAAACGACTCGCCCTCGCCGACCTCGCCGCGCCCCTCGCCCTGCTCGGCGGCGCGACCCTCGGCCTCTTCGTGTCCGTCTCCCTCGCCGTCGCCGGATACATCGGCCCCGTCGTGGCGGGCCTCGCCGTGCCGGCCTGTTTTCTCGCCGCCGTCGTCGGCGTCTACGGCGCAGGGGAAAAACTCGGCGCCTGGGAGAAAGACCCCGCCGGCAAACCTCTGCCGCTCCTTCGACGACATGGGTTCTGGCTCGTCACCCTCGTGACGCTGCTTTACCTGCCCGCGCTCGGCAGCCATTCGCTCAGCGACCCCTGGGAGACCCATTATGGCGAGGTCGCCCGCGAGATCCTCGCCCGCAATGACTGGATCTCCCTCTGGTGGGCCCAGGACGGCTGGTTCTGGTCGAAGCCCATCCTCGATTTCTGGATGCAGGCGCTCGCCATGGCCGCCTTCGGCGTGCGTTATCGGCCCGGCGCCATGCTCTCCGCCGTCGCCGACGGGCGCACGCCCTTCCCCGAGTGGGCCGTGCGTTTGCCCATTTTTTTCCTCACGCTCGTCGCGACCTACCTCCTCTACAAGGCCGTCGCGCGGGTCTTCGGCCGCCGCGCCGGCTTCCTCGGCGGGCTCGTCCTCACCACGATGCCGCAATGGTTTCTGGTCTCGCACCAGACCATGACCGACATGCCCTTCGTCGCCACCATGTCCGCGGCGATGGCCCTCTTCCTCCTCGGCATCCACGAGGACACCGAGCGCGAGGTGCGCGTCTACGAGGTCTCCGTCTTCGGCGCGAGGTATCGCCTCTCCAGCTATCACCTCGTCCTCGGGATGATCATCGCCTGCGCATTGCCGCAGGTCCTCTATCTGCTCTCGCGCAACTTCGAGATCCTCACGAGCCCCTTCGCCATCCGCCTCCACGCGGACGCCTTCCGCTCCGGATCCCCCGGCAACTGCGGCCTGCCCGGCAACCAGCCCTGCGGCGACGCCTTCCCCGTCCTGAAGGGCCTGCAGCCCGCGCTCCAGGCCATTCTGTGGATCCAGGCGCTCGGCCTCGTGCTTTACATGTCCTGGGGCGAGCGGCGCGCGCAGCGGCTTTATTTCCTCGCGGCCTGGTTCTTCGCCGCCCTCTCCACGATGGCCAAGGGGCCCGCGGGCTTCGGCCTGCCCGTGCTCTGCTGCCTCGCCTATATCGTCGTCTCGCGCCGTTATCGCGACCTGCTCCGCCTCGAGATCGTCGCCGGGTTGCTCATCCTGCTCTCGGTCGCCCTGCCGTGGTTCGTGGCGATGTACGCGCGGCACGGGCAACCTTTCACGGATCGGCTGCTCTTTCACGACATGTTCAAGCGCGCCTTCACGCACGTGCACGACACGAACGAGGGCGACGACGTGGGCTTCCGCTTCTACATCTGGCAGCTCGGCTACGCGATGTTCCCGTGGACCGGCCTCGTGCCGGCGGCGCTCGTCGCCTGGCTCCGGCGGCGCGAGGAGGACTGTCGAAAGAGCGACGCCTCGATCTTCCTCGCGATGTGGTTCTTCTTCGCGTTCGCGCTCTTCACGCTCATGCTCACGAAGTTCCACCATTACATCCTGCCGGCCCTGCCGCCGGCCGCGATGCTCACGGGCATCCTGCTCGACGAGATGGTGCAGCGCTCGGGCAAGGTGAAACGAGCCGCAGGTGATTTCGTGCAACAATACGAGCGCGCCCTCTGGGGCGTCGCCGGGATCGCAGGCGGCCTGCTCGTCTTTTTCGTGGGCCGCGACCTCGTGGGCGCGCGTGAGGGTATGCTCGGGCAGGTGCGGCTCCTGCACCTCTTCACGTACAATTACAAGCGGCCCTTCCCGCCGACGCTCGATTTCAAGACCCCGCTCCTCGTCTTCACCTGCGCCGCCGCCGTCTTGACGTTCGCCCTCGTCTGGGCCCGCGCGCGTCGCCACGTCGTGACCGCGCTCTCGGCCGCCGCCGTGCTCTTCGCCGCCTGGGGCATCGACGTGTATTTCATGAAGACCTCGCCGCACTGGGGGCAACGCGAGACGGTGCTCGCGTACAACCGCGCCAAACGGGAGATCCCCGGCCCGCTCATCGCCTTTCAGATGAACTGGAAGGGCGAGAACTTCTACAATGGCAACGCCATCCCGGCGTTCGTGTCCAGCGGCAAGAAGTTCCAGGACTACGTGCTCGACCAGAAAAAGAAGGGCGTGAAGACGTTCTACTTCATGACCGAGCACGGCCGCATGGGCTCGCTCGCGAACGAGCTCGGCGGGCCCCGCGTCTTCGACAAACTCACGACGCCGGAGCTCAACAACAAGTTCGGGCTGGTGCGCGCGACGTTCGAGTGA